A stretch of Desulfofalx alkaliphila DSM 12257 DNA encodes these proteins:
- a CDS encoding helix-turn-helix domain-containing protein: MNHAKAPDPTGPGDQQGGGEMYCQKCGTKTEGSVNFCAQCGIKFEQSQTTDPMPKMYTVQGVLTEYFQGTLGESKLREWVRQGKIPHTRIGRRIIFRKEALDIWFDEQEKASMKVH; this comes from the coding sequence TTGAATCATGCCAAAGCTCCTGACCCAACAGGACCTGGCGACCAGCAGGGAGGCGGTGAAATGTATTGCCAAAAATGCGGCACAAAAACGGAGGGCAGTGTCAATTTTTGTGCTCAATGCGGTATCAAGTTTGAGCAATCGCAAACAACAGACCCGATGCCTAAAATGTACACTGTCCAAGGAGTACTAACAGAATATTTCCAAGGGACGCTCGGGGAGTCGAAACTGCGCGAGTGGGTACGCCAAGGCAAGATTCCGCACACCAGGATCGGGCGGCGGATCATATTTAGAAAGGAGGCTCTAGATATTTGGTTTGACGAACAAGAAAAGGCATCCATGAAGGTACATTGA